One genomic region from Shewanella aestuarii encodes:
- a CDS encoding sigma-70 family RNA polymerase sigma factor: MLSNDSLAAGQSTAAQSTDEQLMLAYQAGDIKAFESLYSKHKGPLYRYFVRQLHDNQLAEDLYQEVWGKVIKAAAHYQVTAKFTTWLYKIAHNLIIDHVRAVKPLDHTQGLADEQTMENFIASADIEPDSQLQQQQQAKLLQGCIALLPSVQKEAFLLNVELGLTASAISEIGQVTLEATKSRIRYAYQSIKTCVANKLLEG, from the coding sequence ATGCTAAGTAATGACTCGCTCGCAGCAGGGCAATCAACCGCAGCGCAATCAACAGATGAGCAATTAATGTTGGCATATCAAGCCGGAGACATAAAAGCCTTTGAAAGCCTTTATAGTAAACATAAAGGCCCGTTATATCGCTATTTTGTGCGCCAGTTACATGATAACCAGTTAGCTGAAGACTTATATCAAGAGGTCTGGGGTAAAGTAATTAAAGCGGCAGCCCATTATCAAGTAACCGCTAAATTCACCACCTGGCTGTATAAGATTGCACATAACTTGATTATTGATCATGTCCGAGCCGTTAAACCATTAGATCACACACAAGGGTTAGCCGACGAGCAAACCATGGAAAACTTTATCGCAAGCGCCGATATAGAGCCAGATAGCCAATTACAGCAACAGCAGCAAGCTAAGTTGTTACAAGGTTGCATTGCGTTATTACCGTCAGTACAAAAAGAAGCCTTTTTATTGAATGTCGAATTAGGCTTAACGGCATCGGCGATCAGTGAAATCGGCCAAGTCACATTAGAGGCAACCAAAAGTCGTATTCGTTATGCTTATCAAAGCATTAAAACCTGTGTCGCCAATAAGTTACTGGAGGGTTGA
- a CDS encoding S41 family peptidase, whose translation MKLRPTSLGCLLAMGCLSSFLATASQSSNQGYYRAPALHDNTIVFTAEGDLWKSQIGDKVASRLTTQAAEEIDASISHDGQWLAYSANYEGATEVYVMPMAGGVAKRLSFENSRVRLQGWTAGGEVLYSTDNAFGPANYWVLKTVNPNTLQVTNLPLADAIEGVIDNQGQYVYFTQFGLQASGDNAKVYRGGAKGKIWRYQLGSNKEAEQLTSQHQGSVRQPMVWQDRVYFISDASGNDNIWSMQQDGSDIKQHSQYSDWQVRDAKLDNGRIIFQQGADIKLFDIATNRDQTLNVALSSDFPHRREHWVNDPMEFATSTKLGSNGEQVVITARGHVAIAQTDERRLVQIASPADSRIRHALLSKDGKWVYGISDASGEQEIWQYPADGSEGAKQLTKDGTTLRTSLTLSPNGRYLAHDDYMGNVWLLDLKANTNQKIMVNGEGLGPYQDIVWSPDSQFVAMTKAEIGQQRPQIVLYSVNQQKAQTLTSDKYESYSPSFSKDGNWLYFLSNRDFNATPSSPWGDRNMGPVFDKRSQIFAIALNEKAQFAFAKQTELSVKQGDSNSTSDSIVKVKVDWQGLPQRLWQVPVASGNYNRLQQTDKGLYVLDTNNQVSSLKWIAFNQNAPKVEVFADDIADFNVSNDGKQILLNKQSNPKELLIVAAGDKLPADVSQAKVNTQQWQLNISPMQEWQQIFEDAWLMHKGQFFDTQMRGLDWQATKAKYQPLLQRLTDRYELNDIFEQMMGELDSLHSQVRGGDVAKDSDAAKSAALGARLTLTAKGVEISHIYQNDPELPSQASPLARIEVDAKEGDIIKAINGKPVSNIAQVTQLLRNQVNKQVLLTLIRGREQHQTIVSPTDIATAAKLRYLDWVHHNADKVSQASKGEFGYLHLYAMGAGDIASFAREFYTNYDKAGLIIDVRRNRGGNIDSWIIEKLLRKAWAFWQPTHGTANTNMQQTFRGQLVVLADQMTYSDGETFSAGIKALGLAPLIGKQTAGAGVWLSGRNSLADKGMARVAEYPQYAMDGRWIVEGHGVEPDIEVSNLPFATYQGEDAQLEKAISYLKEQLAQSPYQPLKALPLPKTGKADDIHAN comes from the coding sequence ATGAAACTTCGACCAACTAGTCTGGGTTGTTTACTTGCCATGGGCTGCCTCAGTTCATTTTTAGCTACCGCCTCACAGAGTAGCAATCAAGGCTATTACCGTGCTCCAGCCTTGCATGACAACACCATAGTCTTTACCGCAGAAGGCGATTTATGGAAAAGCCAAATTGGCGATAAAGTCGCGAGTCGGTTAACCACTCAAGCGGCTGAAGAAATAGATGCCAGTATTTCCCATGATGGTCAATGGTTGGCTTACAGCGCCAATTATGAGGGCGCGACTGAAGTTTATGTTATGCCCATGGCGGGTGGTGTTGCAAAACGACTGAGCTTTGAAAACTCAAGGGTACGTTTGCAAGGTTGGACCGCTGGCGGAGAGGTGCTTTATTCCACCGACAATGCCTTTGGGCCTGCCAATTACTGGGTTCTAAAAACCGTTAATCCTAACACCTTGCAAGTGACCAATTTACCTTTAGCAGATGCCATTGAAGGGGTGATTGATAACCAAGGGCAGTACGTCTATTTCACTCAGTTTGGCTTACAAGCCAGCGGTGACAATGCCAAGGTTTATCGCGGCGGGGCTAAAGGTAAAATTTGGCGTTATCAGCTAGGCAGCAACAAAGAAGCAGAGCAACTGACTAGCCAGCATCAAGGTTCTGTCCGCCAACCTATGGTTTGGCAAGACCGCGTGTATTTTATCAGCGATGCCTCTGGGAACGATAATATTTGGTCAATGCAGCAAGATGGCAGCGATATCAAGCAGCATAGTCAGTATAGCGATTGGCAAGTGCGTGATGCCAAGCTGGATAACGGACGTATTATCTTTCAGCAAGGCGCTGATATTAAGTTATTTGATATCGCAACCAATCGAGATCAAACTCTTAATGTCGCATTAAGTAGTGACTTTCCCCATCGACGTGAACATTGGGTGAACGACCCGATGGAGTTTGCAACCTCAACTAAATTGGGCAGCAATGGTGAACAAGTGGTGATTACCGCTCGCGGCCATGTGGCAATAGCGCAAACTGATGAGCGCCGCTTAGTTCAAATTGCCTCGCCTGCTGACAGCCGCATTCGTCATGCTTTATTGAGCAAAGATGGTAAATGGGTGTATGGCATTAGTGATGCATCGGGTGAGCAAGAAATTTGGCAATATCCCGCCGATGGCAGTGAAGGCGCAAAACAGCTAACCAAAGATGGTACCACCTTGCGTACCAGTTTAACCTTATCACCCAATGGCCGCTATTTAGCTCATGATGACTATATGGGCAATGTATGGTTACTGGATTTGAAAGCTAACACCAATCAAAAAATCATGGTGAATGGCGAAGGCTTAGGGCCTTATCAAGATATTGTTTGGTCGCCAGATAGTCAATTTGTCGCGATGACCAAAGCTGAAATCGGTCAGCAGCGCCCGCAAATTGTGTTGTATTCAGTCAACCAACAAAAGGCGCAAACGCTCACCAGCGATAAATACGAGTCATATTCACCAAGCTTTAGCAAAGATGGTAATTGGCTGTACTTCTTATCTAATCGTGACTTTAACGCCACACCAAGTTCACCTTGGGGTGACCGAAATATGGGGCCGGTATTTGATAAGCGCAGCCAAATATTTGCCATTGCATTAAATGAAAAGGCGCAATTTGCCTTTGCTAAGCAAACCGAGCTAAGCGTTAAGCAAGGCGACAGTAACAGCACTAGCGACAGCATAGTAAAAGTGAAAGTTGACTGGCAAGGACTGCCTCAGCGTTTATGGCAAGTGCCGGTGGCATCGGGCAACTATAATCGCTTGCAACAAACCGATAAGGGACTATATGTGCTTGATACAAATAACCAAGTATCAAGTCTTAAGTGGATAGCTTTTAATCAAAACGCGCCTAAAGTCGAGGTATTTGCCGACGACATTGCCGATTTCAATGTATCAAACGACGGTAAGCAAATTCTGTTAAATAAGCAATCCAATCCTAAAGAGTTATTGATTGTGGCTGCGGGTGACAAACTGCCTGCCGATGTTAGCCAAGCAAAGGTAAATACTCAGCAATGGCAATTAAATATCTCTCCCATGCAAGAGTGGCAACAGATTTTTGAAGATGCCTGGTTAATGCACAAAGGGCAATTTTTTGATACCCAAATGCGCGGGCTTGATTGGCAGGCCACTAAAGCCAAATATCAACCTTTGTTGCAGCGCTTAACTGATCGATATGAGCTAAATGATATTTTTGAGCAAATGATGGGGGAGTTAGACTCTCTGCACTCGCAAGTGCGTGGTGGCGATGTTGCTAAAGACAGTGATGCCGCTAAATCAGCCGCGTTAGGTGCGAGATTAACACTCACGGCAAAAGGCGTTGAAATTAGCCATATTTATCAGAACGATCCTGAGTTACCTAGCCAAGCGTCGCCATTAGCCCGCATTGAGGTTGACGCAAAAGAAGGCGATATTATTAAGGCAATCAATGGCAAGCCGGTGAGTAATATTGCCCAAGTGACCCAATTATTGCGAAACCAAGTCAACAAGCAGGTATTACTAACCCTAATTAGAGGCCGAGAGCAGCATCAAACCATTGTCTCGCCAACCGATATAGCAACCGCTGCCAAGCTGCGATATTTAGATTGGGTTCATCATAATGCAGATAAAGTCAGCCAAGCGTCAAAAGGTGAATTTGGCTATTTACACTTATACGCCATGGGCGCGGGTGATATTGCAAGCTTTGCCCGCGAGTTTTACACCAACTACGACAAAGCTGGATTAATTATTGATGTGCGCCGCAATCGTGGCGGTAACATTGATAGTTGGATTATTGAAAAGCTATTGCGTAAAGCATGGGCATTTTGGCAGCCAACCCACGGCACAGCTAATACCAATATGCAGCAAACCTTTAGAGGCCAGCTGGTGGTATTAGCAGATCAAATGACTTATTCCGATGGCGAAACCTTCTCAGCGGGTATTAAGGCCCTTGGCCTTGCACCGCTTATTGGTAAGCAAACCGCCGGAGCAGGAGTGTGGTTGTCGGGACGTAATAGTTTGGCCGATAAGGGTATGGCTAGGGTGGCAGAATATCCACAATATGCAATGGATGGACGTTGGATTGTGGAAGGCCACGGTGTTGAGCCTGATATTGAGGTTAGCAATTTACCGTTTGCGACATATCAAGGTGAAGATGCTCAATTAGAAAAAGCCATTAGCTATTTAAAAGAGCAGTTAGCCCAAAGCCCTTATCAGCCTCTTAAGGCTCTGCCATTACCTAAAACAGGTAAAGCTGATGATATTCACGCTAATTAA
- a CDS encoding M14 family metallopeptidase translates to MSQLFPNYQWHSTIFDCHSNNIEQFELLLAHQVKRLKLHQHVLGYVDEINRQYPLAFYQSPSISTSKASILLCAGFHGEEAAGPWGLLNALTQLDSNITDKVNLSILPLVNPSGFSIGNRLNMFLQNPNRGFVYQSGHIQPNQHTSAEGHILQLAQTTLLQASQHGLLTCHEDVLLSNCYLYSLESATSPSELSYQLRDALGKYFPIALNGEIDDCPVKDGIIFNHFDSSFESGLFQSGSQIAICTETPGQQPFDQRVLANRDAITLFINHFVDDHRQ, encoded by the coding sequence ATGTCGCAGTTATTCCCCAATTACCAATGGCACTCAACCATTTTTGATTGTCACTCCAATAATATTGAACAATTTGAGTTGTTGTTAGCTCATCAGGTTAAGCGCCTTAAGTTACACCAGCATGTGCTTGGATATGTTGATGAAATCAATCGCCAGTATCCATTGGCGTTTTATCAGTCACCTTCTATCTCCACCAGCAAAGCATCTATTTTACTTTGTGCGGGTTTTCATGGTGAAGAAGCCGCTGGCCCATGGGGATTATTGAACGCATTAACCCAGCTGGACAGCAACATTACTGACAAGGTGAATCTGAGCATTTTGCCGCTAGTTAATCCTAGTGGTTTTAGTATTGGTAATCGCTTGAATATGTTTTTACAAAATCCCAATCGTGGTTTTGTATACCAATCAGGTCACATTCAACCTAATCAACATACCTCTGCGGAAGGGCATATTTTACAGCTAGCGCAAACCACATTATTGCAAGCTAGCCAGCATGGTTTATTAACTTGCCATGAAGATGTATTACTCAGCAATTGTTATTTGTATTCATTAGAATCGGCAACCAGCCCCAGTGAGTTGAGCTACCAATTACGTGATGCTTTAGGTAAGTATTTTCCTATTGCGCTAAATGGTGAGATTGACGATTGCCCTGTGAAAGATGGGATTATTTTCAATCATTTTGATAGCTCGTTTGAAAGTGGATTATTTCAAAGTGGTAGTCAAATCGCCATTTGCACTGAAACACCGGGGCAACAGCCATTTGATCAGCGTGTGCTTGCTAATCGAGACGCGATTACTTTGTTTATCAACCACTTTGTTGATGATCATCGTCAATAG
- a CDS encoding OsmC family protein has product MGFKITVDWQGSPAEEGEFNRDHQIIYGSGQTVTASSAPEYKGNAEKINPEENLLAALSSCHMLTFLAIAHLKRLPVASYTDNATADLGKNEAGKISVVKMTLSPQVVFEEGVTVSDEIISKIHEKAHANCFIANSLACEIEIKH; this is encoded by the coding sequence ATGGGTTTTAAAATAACTGTAGATTGGCAAGGTTCACCAGCTGAAGAAGGCGAGTTTAACCGAGACCATCAAATTATCTATGGTAGCGGGCAAACTGTTACTGCATCTTCTGCACCTGAGTACAAGGGCAATGCCGAAAAAATAAACCCGGAAGAGAACCTATTAGCTGCACTGTCTTCATGTCATATGCTCACTTTTTTAGCAATTGCACATTTGAAACGCTTACCAGTGGCCTCTTATACCGACAATGCCACCGCTGATTTAGGTAAAAATGAAGCCGGTAAAATTTCGGTAGTAAAAATGACATTATCGCCACAAGTGGTATTTGAAGAGGGTGTAACGGTTTCTGATGAAATTATTAGCAAAATTCACGAAAAAGCACATGCTAACTGCTTTATCGCTAATTCATTAGCTTGCGAGATTGAAATTAAACATTAA
- a CDS encoding TonB-dependent receptor has protein sequence MLKCKPSILALALASAGVSVMFMPVKAYAADEVEQTSQADNANAQATNTSQNADDSIVTDDIERIQIKGYSRSLIDSINSKRYGDTVSEQLSADDLGALPDVSMADALTRLPGISAVRTGGQAAQINIRGMSGGFVSSTLNGREQVSTSGSRSIEFDQYPSELISSAAVYKSSKASLLEGGVAGTVELATVSPLSKTEKHNFVVNARAMYNDRASEVYGAEEYGDRVSFSYQGKFLEDTLGIAVGYARLNQPSVATQFIGFAYNGTADVDFLENDTNGPIGDDGDMTNAHKEYLGEGFEIQHLGGVETRNGYMGAIEWAPVDNFVLKADAFISRFDTEAFARGFRVKLEPESASIANPILDGNSVIGGTYNRKSTGNTRVELVNDDNQDFDEVNSYGINADWQVTDNLNVNLDVSFSSAKSNFRNGLLWANVAVDANADTPIFDENVSISYLLNGLDLPDVGFNQAEAFSDIDRMMVSKYGIYPYVNEDKLSAYRIDFEYTLDNDYISSIEFGSRYSDRTYSNDRSVFEYGVDNGFSSSQPPLRLTEDMTTVVDWQGDFSYFPSYLAIDVDAALNAWFPNGTPQPVQTWGNADGVAPGQAQGYTNNYSWSVLQSGEVYEKVWSGYALANIDTELAGLPITGNFGVRVVNTDQSATVLKNVGGDPAFGAQNIVDEIGINNSLYAPIIEGVSYTDYLPSINLNFHVTESAQVRFAAAKVMSRPPINRLAGDASASVSDTGEINGSSTNNPFLKPFYADQYDVSYEYYFDEGAFVAALFYKDIKSFIDTDSIDNYDFKGNGYNVPDSIELDSGQVVPTVNGTFTTAMNNEKGGYIRGLELAYTQVFASLPDAWSGLGFNASYSYTESEIETISTFAGESSKQGLPGLSNNVASATLFYSYEGFETRVSARYRDDFISEQVAINEQVVNFDGETVIDYQASYQVTDGLGLLFQVNNLTDEPTKSYFGNENKTGTIQYFGREFYLGLNYVM, from the coding sequence ATGCTCAAATGTAAACCGAGTATCTTAGCTTTAGCCTTGGCAAGCGCAGGAGTGAGTGTAATGTTCATGCCTGTAAAAGCCTATGCCGCTGATGAGGTTGAACAGACTTCGCAAGCTGATAATGCCAATGCGCAAGCAACCAATACCAGTCAGAATGCAGATGATAGTATCGTTACTGACGATATAGAGCGTATTCAAATTAAAGGTTACAGCCGCAGTTTGATCGACTCCATTAATTCTAAACGATACGGCGATACGGTATCGGAGCAACTTTCTGCCGATGATTTAGGGGCATTGCCTGATGTCTCTATGGCGGATGCACTGACCCGATTACCGGGTATTTCTGCGGTGCGAACCGGTGGGCAAGCGGCCCAAATCAATATTCGTGGTATGTCTGGTGGCTTTGTGTCTTCAACCTTAAATGGTCGTGAACAGGTATCAACCAGTGGTTCGCGTAGCATTGAGTTTGACCAATATCCATCAGAGCTAATTAGCTCTGCCGCAGTATACAAGTCTTCAAAAGCATCACTGCTTGAAGGTGGTGTTGCCGGTACGGTTGAGCTAGCAACCGTAAGTCCTTTAAGTAAAACCGAAAAACATAATTTTGTGGTTAATGCCCGCGCCATGTATAACGACCGCGCCAGTGAGGTTTATGGTGCTGAAGAATATGGCGATCGCGTTAGTTTTTCTTATCAAGGTAAATTTCTTGAAGACACATTAGGCATTGCCGTGGGCTATGCAAGATTGAACCAGCCCAGTGTCGCAACCCAATTTATTGGTTTTGCATACAATGGTACGGCTGATGTCGACTTTTTGGAAAACGACACCAACGGCCCCATTGGTGACGACGGTGACATGACTAATGCCCATAAGGAATATTTGGGTGAAGGTTTTGAAATTCAGCACTTAGGCGGTGTTGAAACCCGTAATGGCTATATGGGGGCAATTGAATGGGCGCCGGTGGATAATTTTGTCCTAAAAGCGGATGCGTTTATTTCTCGGTTTGATACTGAAGCATTTGCTCGTGGTTTTAGGGTTAAGTTAGAACCAGAAAGCGCCTCGATTGCGAATCCAATTTTGGATGGTAACTCGGTGATTGGTGGTACTTATAATCGCAAATCTACCGGTAACACGCGAGTTGAATTAGTTAATGATGACAATCAAGATTTTGATGAAGTAAACAGCTACGGCATCAATGCCGATTGGCAAGTTACCGACAACCTTAATGTGAATCTTGATGTGTCATTTTCATCGGCAAAAAGTAATTTCCGTAATGGCTTGTTATGGGCAAACGTGGCGGTTGATGCTAATGCCGATACGCCAATTTTTGATGAAAATGTATCCATTAGTTATTTACTAAATGGTTTAGATTTACCGGATGTAGGCTTTAATCAAGCCGAAGCTTTTTCTGATATTGACCGTATGATGGTCAGTAAATATGGCATTTACCCTTATGTTAATGAAGATAAGCTCAGCGCTTATCGGATTGATTTTGAATACACCTTAGATAATGATTATATCTCAAGTATTGAGTTTGGTAGTCGCTATTCAGATCGTACTTACTCAAATGATCGATCAGTATTTGAATACGGTGTCGATAATGGCTTTTCAAGTTCACAGCCACCATTAAGGCTAACCGAAGATATGACCACTGTGGTTGATTGGCAGGGCGATTTTAGCTACTTCCCGTCATATTTAGCCATTGATGTAGATGCTGCGCTGAATGCTTGGTTCCCTAATGGTACTCCGCAGCCGGTGCAAACTTGGGGTAATGCTGATGGGGTTGCGCCGGGGCAAGCCCAAGGCTATACCAATAATTATTCATGGTCTGTACTGCAAAGTGGTGAAGTGTATGAAAAAGTTTGGTCTGGATACGCATTAGCAAATATTGATACTGAGCTGGCTGGTTTACCGATAACCGGTAACTTTGGTGTCAGAGTGGTTAATACCGACCAATCAGCAACCGTACTTAAAAATGTTGGTGGCGATCCGGCTTTTGGCGCACAAAACATTGTTGACGAAATTGGCATTAATAACTCACTGTATGCGCCCATTATTGAAGGGGTGAGCTATACCGATTATTTGCCCTCAATAAACCTTAATTTTCATGTAACCGAAAGTGCTCAAGTGCGTTTTGCTGCCGCCAAGGTGATGTCGCGTCCTCCGATTAACCGCTTAGCGGGTGATGCCAGTGCATCGGTTAGCGACACAGGTGAAATTAATGGTTCGAGCACCAATAACCCATTTTTAAAACCTTTCTATGCCGATCAATATGATGTGTCTTATGAGTATTACTTTGATGAAGGTGCATTTGTAGCGGCACTATTCTACAAAGACATTAAGTCATTTATTGATACCGATAGCATCGACAATTACGACTTTAAAGGCAATGGCTACAACGTACCTGATTCGATTGAATTAGACAGCGGCCAAGTGGTGCCAACGGTCAATGGCACGTTTACCACCGCAATGAACAATGAAAAGGGCGGCTATATTCGTGGTTTAGAGTTAGCTTACACACAAGTGTTTGCCTCACTGCCAGATGCTTGGTCGGGGTTAGGCTTTAATGCCAGCTACTCATATACCGAATCTGAAATTGAAACCATTTCTACCTTTGCTGGTGAATCGTCAAAGCAAGGTCTACCCGGCTTATCAAATAATGTTGCCAGTGCAACGCTTTTTTACAGCTATGAAGGCTTTGAAACCCGTGTTAGCGCCCGCTACCGTGACGATTTTATCTCTGAGCAAGTGGCAATCAATGAGCAGGTGGTCAATTTTGACGGTGAAACCGTGATTGATTATCAAGCCTCTTATCAAGTGACCGATGGGCTAGGGCTGTTATTCCAAGTGAATAACTTAACTGATGAGCCGACCAAGAGCTATTTTGGCAACGAAAACAAAACCGGCACCATCCAATACTTCGGTCGTGAATTTTATCTGGGGTTAAATTATGTCATGTAA